In Pseudomonas sp. LRP2-20, the genomic window CAAGCTCGCGGCGCCTCGCTGAGAATTGCCGTACGGGGCCGCTTTGCGGCCCGTTCGCGGGCAGCGCAGGCTTGATTGTTTAGACAGATGTCACACAACTGTATTGTTGACTACCTTGCCATCTGTCCCAGTACACTTTGCAACTGTTACGGTATGCTCTACCGTCAGTGAGTCGTACAAGAATTACAAGCCGCCTGCGCGTCGAGATACCGCCATGACCAACCTGCTGTTGTACCAGCGTATCGCCCAGCAACTGGCCGATGACATCCGTCGCGGTGTCTACCAGCCAGGCGAACGCGTACCGTCCGTGCGCAAGATGAGCGCCCAGCTCAACGTCAGCCATGCCACGGTGTTGCAGGCCTACGCCAATCTCGAGGATCAGGGCCTGATCCGTGCCCGGCCGCAATCGGGCTACTACGTGCACCAGACGCCTGCCCTGACTGCGCAGACGCCGGATATCGCGCGGGTCGAGCGCCCTGGCCTGGTGACCCGTGCCAGCATCATCCAGCAGGTGTTGACCGAGGCGCGTCGCGATGGCGTGTTCCCGTTCGGTGCCGCCGTGCCGCATGTCGACTACCTGCCCGTGCGTGCGCTGCACCAGCAGATCGCCAAGGTCACCCGCTTTCACAGCCCGCGCGCCTTCAGCTACATGTTCAGCCCCGGTTTCGAGCCGCTGCGCCGGCAGATTGCGATCCGCATGCGCGATGCCGGCGTGCTGGTCGACCCGCGTGAGGTAATCGTCACCCATGGCTGTGTCGATGCCTTGCAGATGTCGCTGCGGGTGCTGACACGCCCGGGTGACCTGATCGCGGCCGAGTCGCCGACCTATTATGGGCTGCTGCAGTTGGCCGACCTGCTGGGGTTGAAGGTGATCGAGATCCCCAGCGATCCATCCACTGGCATCAGCCTCGAGGCCCTGCAACTGGCCGCGAATCAGTGGTCGATCAAGGCATTGGTGCTGACCACCCGCCTGAGCAACCCGCTGGGCGGCACCGTGCCGGAAGAGCGGCAGAAACAGTTGCTGCGCCTGGCATCGGACTTCGATATCCAGATCGTCGAAGACGACATCTATGGCGAGTTGATGTTCGAGCAGGGCAAGACCAAGGCGCTCAAGGCCTTCGATCGGCTGGACCGGGTCATCTACTGTTCGAGCTTCTCCAAGACGCTCTCGCCTGGGGTGCGGGTTGGCTGGATGGTCGCGGGGCGTTACCAGGATGAAATCCAGCGTCTGCAGACCTTCACCACCCACTCGGCGTGCAGCGTCACGCAGATGGGCGTGGCGGCGTACCTGGAGAACGGTGGTTACGACCGGCACCTGCGCTATATTCGCCAGGAGTATCGCAAGAACCTCAGTGCCTACCAGCTGGCGGTGCAGCAGCACTTCCCGGAGGGTACCCAGATGACCCGGCCAACCGGCGGCTTCATTCTCTGGGTCAGCCTGCCAGGGCGGGTCAATACCCAGGAGCTGCATGTGCGCGCGCTGGAGCAGGGTATCAGTATCGCGCCCGGGCTGATCTTCAGTAACACCGAGCAGTTCAACCACTGCATCCGGCTCAACTGCGGCATTCCCTGGAACAAGGAGGCCGAACGGGCAGTCATCACGCTCGGGCTGTTGGCCCAGCAATTGTGCCGAGAATCGCAGCCCTCGCTTTTGTAGGCTTGCCAGCAGCGGGCGGAACAGAGAGCATACGCACTTTTCCAATCCCGCCTGTCCGTCGATGTCCATGAATTTGTTGCGAAGTGCTGCCCTGATGATCTGTATTGCCCCGTTCTGCCTGCCTTATGGTGTGGTTCAGGCTGCCCAGCCTGCTGTCACCCAAGTGCAGGCGGGGCATGACAAGGCTGTAAGCAAGGCGCCAGCAAAACCGGCAGCAAAGTCCAAGCCGGCCGCCAGCAAGACCAAAGCCAAACCCAGGCCGGTCAGCAAGGCGGTCACGCAACCATTGCCCAAAGCCAAGCTGGACCTGAGTCTGCCAAGCGACATGGTCAAGAATCTCGAGCCTGAGGTCGGCGATTCATCGACCCGTCGCAAACCTTTGCTACCCGCGATGTTCACGGAAAAGCCGGAAACCAGCGACAGCCCGTTCCAGCTCAATGGTCGCCTGATCAGCAACGAGATGCAGCTGCAGCTGCGTAACGAAAGCCGCCACGATGTTGAAGGTGCGGCAATCGATTTCCAGTTCCGCAACTGAGCAGCTCCAACTGACTGCCGGGTCACGGCAGATTTCATCGGGCCAGCAATTTCAAACGTATGTTTGAGCGGTTACTATCCAGGGACGTTCGTCCCGTTTTGTTCCAGGGAGTCCTGATTTAGCCATGAAGTGTCGTGAGGGTTGTGGTGCCTGCTGCATCGCCCCGTCCATCAGCTCGGCGATGCCGCGCATGCCTCAGGGCAAGCCGGCGGGCGAGCGCTGCCTGCACCTGACTGCGGAGAATCTCTGCGACCTGTTCGGCAAGCCCGAAAGGCCGGCGGTGTGTGGCGGTTTCAAGGCGGATATCGAGGTGTGTGGCAATGACCGCGACGAGGCCATCAGGATTCTTGGCTGGTGGGAGCAGATAACGGCGGCGTGAAAGGCTGGATCTTCGACAACAAGGATAAACATGATGAGATCGTTCAAGCGTATTGCACTGCTGTGTGGCATGGGTGTTCTGCTGGCGCCGGCTGCCTGGGCCGAGAACTGGCAGGTGGCCAAGGACGAGGAGGGGATCAAGGTCTCGCTCAGTGAGGTGCCGGGCTCCAAGTACAAGGCCTACCAAGGCGTGACCCTTATCAAGGCGCCGCTGGCCAAGGTCCAGGCGCTGCAGGAAGATGTGGTGGGAGCCTGTGCCTGGATTCACGAGTGCAAATCGCAGAAGCTGCTCAAGCACGAAGGTGAACAGAGCTGGACCTACACCCAGTTCAATACGCCGTGGCCGGTGACGCCGCGTGATTCCGTGTTGCATGTCACTACCGTCAAGGGCGCTGACGGCAGCTTGACCCGCAATCTGGTCGAAGAGCCGACCTACATTCCGGAAGAAAAGGGCTTTGTGCGGGTGGCAAAGGTGCAGGGCTTCTGGAAGCTGGTGCCCAAGGGTGATAGCACCGAGGTGACCTACCAGGTGCACACGGAGCCAGGTGGTAGCGTGCCAGCCATGGTGGCCAACAAGTTCGTGGTCGAGGCGCCGTTCAATACCCTCAAGGGGTTGCGTGAGCGGGCCGAGAAGAACTGAGTTCGGCTCAGCGGCAATAAAAAAGGCTGCCCGAGGGCAGCCTTTTTGCATTCGGCGCGCAGCGCTTACTTGCGGTCCTTCAGCTCGACGATGTCGCGCTGCAGCTCGCCGGTGTACAGCTGGCGAGGGCGGCCGATCTTGTACGGGCTGGAGAGCATTTCTTTCCAGTGCGAGATCCAGCCGACAGTACGTGCCAGGGCGAAGATCACGGTGAACATGCTGGTCGGAATGCCGATCGCTTTCAGGATGATGCCCGAGTAGAAGTCGACGTTCGGGTACAGCGAGCGCTCGATGAAGTACGGATCGGTCAGGGCGATTTCTTCCAGGCGCATGGCCAGTTCCAGCTGAGGATCGTTCTTGATGCCCAGCTCGCCCAGGACTTCGTCGCAGGTCTTCTTCATCACGGTGGCGCGCGGGTCGCGGTTCTTGTAGACGCGGTGACCGAAGCCCATGAGTTTGAACGGATCGTTCTTGTCCTTGGCCTTGGCGATGTACTTGTCGATGTTCGAGACATCGCCAATTTCATCGAGCATGGTCAGGACGGCTTCGTTCGCACCGCCGTGGGCCGGGCCCCACAGTGCGGCGATACCGGCAGCGATACAGGCGAACGGGTTGGCACCCGAGGAGCCTGCCAGGCGCACGGTGGAGGTGGAGGCGTTCTGCTCGTGGTCGGCGTGGAGGATGAAGATCCGGTCCATTGCCTTGGCCAGCACCGGGCTGATCGGTTTGATCTCGCACGGGGTGTTGAACATCATGTGCAGGAAGTTTTCCGCGTACGACAGGTCGTTGCGCGGATACATCATCGGCTGGCCCATGGAGTACTTGTAAACCATCGCGGCCAGGGTCGGCATCTTGGCGACCAGGCGCACCGCGGAGATTTCGCGGTGTTGCGGGTTATTGATGTCCAGGGAGTCGTGGTAGAACGCCGAGAGTGCGCCAACCACGCCGCACATCACCGCCATCGGGTGAGCGTCGCGGCGGAAACCGTTGAAGAACGACTTCAGCTGCTCGTGAACCATGGTGTGGTTTTTCACGGTGCTGACGAACTGGGCCTTCTGCTCGGCATTCGGCAGTTCGCCGTTGAGCAGCAGGTAGCAGGTTTCCAGGTAGTCCGATTTCTCGGCGAGCTGTTCGATCGGGTAGCCGCGGTGCAGCAGCACGCCCTTGTCGCCGTCGATGTAGGTGATCTTCGACTCGCACGAGGCGGTCGCCATGAAACCAGGGTCGAAGGTGAAGTGACCAGTGGCCCCCAACCCGCGGACGTCGATTACATCAGGACCAACGGTGCCGGTTAAAATGGGCAGCTCGACGGGGGCAGCGCCCTCGATGACCAACTGCGCTTTTTTGTCAGCCATGTGGCCTCCTATTAATGCTTGAAATCATCAGA contains:
- a CDS encoding PLP-dependent aminotransferase family protein encodes the protein MTNLLLYQRIAQQLADDIRRGVYQPGERVPSVRKMSAQLNVSHATVLQAYANLEDQGLIRARPQSGYYVHQTPALTAQTPDIARVERPGLVTRASIIQQVLTEARRDGVFPFGAAVPHVDYLPVRALHQQIAKVTRFHSPRAFSYMFSPGFEPLRRQIAIRMRDAGVLVDPREVIVTHGCVDALQMSLRVLTRPGDLIAAESPTYYGLLQLADLLGLKVIEIPSDPSTGISLEALQLAANQWSIKALVLTTRLSNPLGGTVPEERQKQLLRLASDFDIQIVEDDIYGELMFEQGKTKALKAFDRLDRVIYCSSFSKTLSPGVRVGWMVAGRYQDEIQRLQTFTTHSACSVTQMGVAAYLENGGYDRHLRYIRQEYRKNLSAYQLAVQQHFPEGTQMTRPTGGFILWVSLPGRVNTQELHVRALEQGISIAPGLIFSNTEQFNHCIRLNCGIPWNKEAERAVITLGLLAQQLCRESQPSLL
- a CDS encoding YkgJ family cysteine cluster protein; this encodes MKCREGCGACCIAPSISSAMPRMPQGKPAGERCLHLTAENLCDLFGKPERPAVCGGFKADIEVCGNDRDEAIRILGWWEQITAA
- a CDS encoding START domain-containing protein, with amino-acid sequence MRSFKRIALLCGMGVLLAPAAWAENWQVAKDEEGIKVSLSEVPGSKYKAYQGVTLIKAPLAKVQALQEDVVGACAWIHECKSQKLLKHEGEQSWTYTQFNTPWPVTPRDSVLHVTTVKGADGSLTRNLVEEPTYIPEEKGFVRVAKVQGFWKLVPKGDSTEVTYQVHTEPGGSVPAMVANKFVVEAPFNTLKGLRERAEKN
- the gltA gene encoding citrate synthase; amino-acid sequence: MADKKAQLVIEGAAPVELPILTGTVGPDVIDVRGLGATGHFTFDPGFMATASCESKITYIDGDKGVLLHRGYPIEQLAEKSDYLETCYLLLNGELPNAEQKAQFVSTVKNHTMVHEQLKSFFNGFRRDAHPMAVMCGVVGALSAFYHDSLDINNPQHREISAVRLVAKMPTLAAMVYKYSMGQPMMYPRNDLSYAENFLHMMFNTPCEIKPISPVLAKAMDRIFILHADHEQNASTSTVRLAGSSGANPFACIAAGIAALWGPAHGGANEAVLTMLDEIGDVSNIDKYIAKAKDKNDPFKLMGFGHRVYKNRDPRATVMKKTCDEVLGELGIKNDPQLELAMRLEEIALTDPYFIERSLYPNVDFYSGIILKAIGIPTSMFTVIFALARTVGWISHWKEMLSSPYKIGRPRQLYTGELQRDIVELKDRK